A single window of Pyrus communis chromosome 10, drPyrComm1.1, whole genome shotgun sequence DNA harbors:
- the LOC137748550 gene encoding uncharacterized protein isoform X1 — MMMKLWKGYQNCLSFHPLKTQVISSGVLWGVGDIAAQYVTHSNARRRLHLSQDTDADFKVNWKRVAITSTFGFAFVGPVGHFWYEGLDKFIKLKLHLQPKSARFVAAKVAMDGLIFGPLDLLVFFTYMGFSTGKNSVQVKEDLKRDFLPALALEGGVWPIVQIANFRYVPVRYQLLYVNIFCLLDSAFLSWVEQQKDAAWKQWFTSFTSVKERGGQGRL, encoded by the exons ATGATGATGAAGCTCTGGAAAGGGTACCAGAACTGCCTCTCTTTCCACCCACTCAAAACCCAGGTCATCAGCTCCGGCGTCCTCTGGGGCGTCGGCGACATTGCCGCCCAGTACGTTACTCACTCCAACGCAAGAAGGCGCCTTCACCTTTCT CAGGATACAGACGCAGACTTCAAGGTTAACTGGAAACGGGTAGCTATCACAAGCACATTtggatttgcctttgttggACCAGTTGGCCATTTCTG GTACGAAGGCTTGGACAAGTTTATAAAGCtgaaacttcacctacaacccaAGTCAGCGCGGTTTGTTGCTGCTAAAGTGGCAATGGATGGCCTTATCTTTGGCCCCTTGGATTTGTTGGTGTTTTTCACTTACATGGGATTTTCCACGGGCAAGAATTCTGTTCAGgtgaaggaagatttgaagaGAGATTTCCTACCAGCTCTTGCGTTGGAGGGTGGTGTGTGGCCAATTGTTCAGATTGCGAATTTCCGATATGTTCCTGTGAGGTACCAACTCCTCTATGTAAACATCTTTTGCCTGTTGGACAGTGCCTTTTTGTCATGGGTCGAGCAGCAAAAGGATGCCGCTTGGAAGCAGTGGTTCACATCTTTTACTTCGGTTAAGGAACGAGGAGGTCAGGGCAGATTATGA
- the LOC137748550 gene encoding uncharacterized protein isoform X2, whose product MMMKLWKGYQNCLSFHPLKTQVISSGVLWGVGDIAAQYVTHSNARRRLHLSDTDADFKVNWKRVAITSTFGFAFVGPVGHFWYEGLDKFIKLKLHLQPKSARFVAAKVAMDGLIFGPLDLLVFFTYMGFSTGKNSVQVKEDLKRDFLPALALEGGVWPIVQIANFRYVPVRYQLLYVNIFCLLDSAFLSWVEQQKDAAWKQWFTSFTSVKERGGQGRL is encoded by the exons ATGATGATGAAGCTCTGGAAAGGGTACCAGAACTGCCTCTCTTTCCACCCACTCAAAACCCAGGTCATCAGCTCCGGCGTCCTCTGGGGCGTCGGCGACATTGCCGCCCAGTACGTTACTCACTCCAACGCAAGAAGGCGCCTTCACCTTTCT GATACAGACGCAGACTTCAAGGTTAACTGGAAACGGGTAGCTATCACAAGCACATTtggatttgcctttgttggACCAGTTGGCCATTTCTG GTACGAAGGCTTGGACAAGTTTATAAAGCtgaaacttcacctacaacccaAGTCAGCGCGGTTTGTTGCTGCTAAAGTGGCAATGGATGGCCTTATCTTTGGCCCCTTGGATTTGTTGGTGTTTTTCACTTACATGGGATTTTCCACGGGCAAGAATTCTGTTCAGgtgaaggaagatttgaagaGAGATTTCCTACCAGCTCTTGCGTTGGAGGGTGGTGTGTGGCCAATTGTTCAGATTGCGAATTTCCGATATGTTCCTGTGAGGTACCAACTCCTCTATGTAAACATCTTTTGCCTGTTGGACAGTGCCTTTTTGTCATGGGTCGAGCAGCAAAAGGATGCCGCTTGGAAGCAGTGGTTCACATCTTTTACTTCGGTTAAGGAACGAGGAGGTCAGGGCAGATTATGA
- the LOC137746866 gene encoding disease resistance protein RPV1-like — protein sequence MRAHEASSSSSSKSKLWNYDVFLSFSGVDTRNGFTGHLHAALKERGYRAYIDEDDLQRGEEIKEQLFRAIEESWICIIVFSKRYADSSWCLNELVKIMECKSILGRHVLPIFYHVEASDIRKQEGSLAPIFRKHEDDIREEKDDRKREAKKERVKQWREALTQAANLSGLDLKNTDNGHEAKLIRRIIDENIWEWLPSTNELHVARHPVGIDSRVQEITSHLSSGGSNKVIMVGIWGMGGLGKTTAAKAIYNQIHHKFQFKCFLADVRDITSQHGLVYLQGKFVSDILQLAKPQIISNVDAGITVIKHHLQRRRVLVIIDNVDKFDQLNAIAGSRDWFGPGSRVIITTRDEHLLKLLKVDKIYPAQKMNEKEALELFSWHAFENRCPDEGYYELSKKVVSYCGGLPLALQVLGSLLIDRGQAEWKNQLEKLKTIPEEEILEKLRISFRGLDVQQKAIFLDISCYFVGMDKDYVAKILDGCGFSTTIGISILRERSLVTVEENNLMMHDLLQEMGRVIIYEEFPGHPEKCSRLWNPQVVTEVLTNKSGTEDVEGLALDFPHLSVQSSNKSSFSTEAFANMKKLRLLQLNNVQLNGKYKHLPKGLIWLCWHGFPLKSIPDDFLNQPRLVVLDMQFSQLLQVWEGSKSLQKLKSTDLSFSDYLKKSPDFSQLPNLEELILEGCVSLYEIHPSIGHLERLSLVNLNECEMLCSLPGEFYKSKSVETLRLTGCWRFKELPDCFGMMVSLRIFEAEDTAIRQVPPSIVRLKNLTSLSLRDVHVPHSLYGLNSLRELELSCCNLTDDALPKDFGSLISLQYLDLQENDFCTLPSISGLSKLETLRLNDCRNLHTVTDLPTNLKFLYAFGCPALETMTDFSEMSNMRELKVSDSPKLTEVPGLDKSLNSMTMIDMQWCTNLTADFRKNILQGWTSCGLGGIFLHGNHVPDWFEFVNEGNKVGFDIPPSDGRKFEGLTLFCFYRSGSSFDCHLPLAITVINTTKRTELRACIGRGDWEDSRITCGEPEAYYLWQGQISNLKLNLQGGDKVEIIFVADSDFSGTMKRTGVNLVWDKPLKENMHDLDRAGYVFDPHPAQFYDGPSDNHPSNRMRITTDDRNRKRQKF from the exons ATGAGGGCCCACGAAGCCTCCTCTTCATCCTCCTCCAAGTCCAAACTTTGGAATTACGATGTGTTCTTGAGCTTCAGCGGCGTAGACACGCGCAATGGCTTCACGGGCCACCTCCACGCGGCTTTGAAAGAAAGGGGATACCGGGCTTATATCGATGAGGATGATCTACAAAGAGGGGAAGAAATAAAAGAGCAACTGTTCCGGGCAATCGAAGAGTCATGGATCTGTATCATTGTGTTCTCAAAGAGGTATGCGGATTCAAGTTGGTGTCTCAACGAACTGGTGAAGATCATGGAGTGCAAATCCATACTGGGGCGACATGTTTTGCCGATATTCTATCATGTTGAAGCTTCAGACATCAGGAAGCAGGAAGGTAGTTTAGCGCCAATATTTCGGAAGCACGAAGATGACATCCGTGAAGAAAAAGATGACAGAAAACGGGAAGCCAAGAAAGAAAGGGTAAAGCAATGGAGAGAGGCTCTTACTCAAGCTGCAAACTTGTCTGGTCTGGACCTTAAAAATACTGACAACGG GCATGAAGCAAAGCTTATTAGGAGAATTATTGATGAGAATATCTGGGAATGGCTCCCCAGCACGAACGAATTACATGTGGCCAGGCACCCTGTTGGAATCGATTCTCGTGTTCAAGAAATTACCAGTCATCTCTCAAGTGGTGGATCGAATAAAGTTATCATGGTTGGAATTTGGGGGATGGGTGGATTGGGCAAAACAACAGCTGCCAAAGCCATTTATAACCAAATTCATCATAAGTTCCAATTCAAATGTTTCCTTGCCGACGTTCGTGACATTACAAGCCAACATGGTCTGGTCTATTTGCAAGGAAAATTTGTTTCTGACATCTTACAACTTGCCAAGCCTCAGATTATTAGTAACGTTGATGCAGGGATCACTGTTATAAAACATCATCTCCAACGTAGAAGGGTACTTGTCATTATTGACAATGTAGATAAGTTTGACCAACTAAATGCAATTGCTGGGAGTCGTGATTGGTTTGGTCCGGGAAGTAGAGTTATCATTACAACAAGGGATGAACACTTACTAAAGCTACTAAAAGTGGATAAGATATATCCAGCtcaaaaaatgaatgaaaaggaAGCTCTTGAGCTCTTTAGTTGGCATGCTTTTGAGAATCGTTGTCCAGATGAAGGATATTATGAACTGTCAAAGAAGGTAGTTTCTTATTGTGGAGGTTTGCCACTGGCACTACAAGTCTTAGGCTCTTTACTAATTGACAGAGGCCAAGCTGAGTGGAAAAACCAATTGGAGAAACTGAAGACGATACCTGAGGAAGAAATTCTAGAAAAACTCAGAATAAGCTTTCGTGGGCTAGATGTTCAACAGAAGGCTATATTTCTTGATATATCTTGTTACTTTGTTGGAATGGACAAGGACTATGTCGCAAAAATATTAGATGGATGTGGCTTTTCTACAACAATAGGTATAAGCATCCTCCGTGAACGGTCGCTTGTAACTGTTGAAGAAAACAATTTGATGATGCACGATTTGCTTCAAGAAATGGGCAGGGTAATCATTTATGAAGAATTCCCTGGTCACCCTGAAAAATGTAGTAGATTGTGGAATCCTCAAGTGGTAACCGAAGTATTGACAAATAAATCT GGAACTGAAGACGTTGAAGGGCTTGCTCTAGATTTCCCTCATCTTTCGGTACAAAGCTCTAACAAGTCCAGTTTCAGTACAGAAGCATTCGCCAATATGAAGAAACTGAGATTGCTTCAGCTCAACAACGTGCAGCTCAATGGAAAGTACAAACATCTTCCCAAAGGGTTAATATGGTTGTGCTGGCATGGATTCCCTTTAAAGTCCATACCAGATGACTTTCTTAATCAACCAAGACTAGTTGTTTTAGACATGCAGTTTAGCCAACTGCTACAAGTTTGGGAGGGTTCCAAG TCGCTTCAGAAATTGAAAAGCACTGATCTCAGTTTTTCTGATTACCTAAAAAAATCACCAGACTTTTCACAACTCCCAAATCTTGAAGAATTGATATTGGAAGGTTGTGTGAGTTTGTATGAGATTCACCCCTCCATTGGCCATCTTGAAAGACTGTCTTTGGTAAACCTGAATGAATGCGAAATGCTTTGTTCACTTCCAGGGGAATTCTACAAGTCAAAATCTGTTGAGACTCTTCGGCTCACTGGCTGTTGGAGATTCAAAGAACTGCCTGACTGCTTTGGGATGATGGTATCATTGAGAATATTTGAAGCAGAGGATACAGCCATAAGACAAGTACCACCTTCAATAGTAAGATTGAAGAACCTCACTTCTTTATCTCTACGGGATGTTCATGTGCCCCATTCGTTATATGGCTTAAACTCTTTAAGAGAATTAGAACTGTCATGCTGCAATTTAACTGATGATGCACTCCCTAAGGATTTTGGGAGTCTAATTTCTTTACAATATTTGGATCTTCAAGAGAATGATTTTTGTACCCTACCGAGCATCAGCGGTCTTTCaaagcttgaaacattgaggttAAATGATTGCAGAAATCTTCATACAGTAACTGATTTAccaacaaatttgaaatttctgtATGCGTTTGGTTGCCCAGCATTGGAAACAATGACAGATTTTTCGGAAATGTCAAATATGAGAGAACTGAAAGTAAGTGATTCACCCAAACTCACTGAGGTTCCAGGCTTGGATAAGTCCTTAAACTCCATGACAATGATTGATATGCAATGGTGCACCAATCTCACAGCTGACTTTAGAAAGAACATCCtacag GGATGGACTTCTTGCGGACTTGGTGGCATTTTCCTTCATGGAAATCATGTTCCTGATTGGTTTGAGTTTGTCAATGAGGGCAATAAAGTCGGTTTCGATATTCCCCCGAGTGATGGTCGTAAGTTTGAAGGGCTGACTCTGTTCTGCTTTTATCGTTCAGGCAGTAGTTTTGATTGTCATCTTCCTCTTGCCATTACTGTTATAAATACTACCAAGCGTACTGAGTTGCGAGCCTGCATAGGTAGAGGAGATTGGGAGGATTCTCGGATAACATGTGGCGAACCTGAGGCCTATTACCTTTGGCAGGGACAAATATCAAACTTGAAGCTCAATTTGCAAGGCGGGGATaaagttgaaattatttttgtgGCGGATTCCGATTTTTCTGGTACAATGAAGAGAACAGGGGTTAATCTAGTATGGGACAAACCTCTGAAGGAAAATATGCATGATTTGGATCGTGCTGGTTATGTTTTTGACCCACATCCAGCTCAGTTCTATGATGGGCCATCTGATAATCATCCCAGTAATCGAATGAGAATTACTACAGATGACAGAAACAGAAAAAGGCAAAAATTTTGA